A single region of the Raphanus sativus cultivar WK10039 chromosome 1, ASM80110v3, whole genome shotgun sequence genome encodes:
- the LOC108855899 gene encoding uncharacterized protein LOC108855899: MDSSVEKTRGPCCLMKTHFLKPYVTSIDGPVAELPPRQRVSVSSSSSDRLKVLSLGNSANGFRFPNPNFISWTRKMEALHEPTWRKAGIFEAIKASTYRIHENPSLIQALVEKWCPETKSFVFPWGEATVTLEDVMVLLGFSVLGSSVLAPLESSEMRVAVDKLEKARAKIIGNWISGCRVSQVQWTSSFKDRDDSLEHEAFLAMWLSHFVFPHKSRPSISRHVLPTAVRLARGERIALAPAVLAGLYRDLGRICAITGDESDHQKFIAMSLLKLVQVWTWERFKNIRPQAGEIPKGEPRIAQWSLLKQRCGSDEGFSFDDFDWRPYTKPLNNWNPLRLYVEEAMWVTVDNSLDDEFVTFARCVRSSQLVGIGFVEDYYPNRVAMQFGFSQDLPGLVTHHSSFTEKGAWDDYNKSLVGLKLYMPSRLARGSVTTRYRDWWVKSVSDFLGLEDSNETCNARNTVDEDASPDVLPLSQVLQKLGGGFPAKFKRSRKSRIASCMGSEIKKNKTSDCGASVSVDVPLSELFHKELAKRTSEHLKDKRGKRAREDEDDDDENRMGSYDDITISQLVKSRKKTGGDAPGSLGIRRDKEGNTDSRICQELASGDDETVGRQEVKKRNEEKAEEETRSKAEETPPEAGQTCVYVNGRNNPEKRKTLVDDGTKEVECLLLEEGKKQRFNEKEESERLKQRKLTTEEIALNLEARFMKVEKTLETIRNWITKRNHIQTGVSA, encoded by the coding sequence ATGGATTCGAGTGTAGAAAAAACGAGAGGTCCTTGCTGCCTGATGAAAACCCATTTCCTAAAACCTTACGTAACCTCCATCGATGGTCCTGTAGCTGAGCTTCCTCCTCGTCAACGTGTCTCtgtttcttcatcatcatcagaccGGCTGAAGGTTCTGTCTTTGGGTAATTCCGCTAATGGGTTTCGTTTTCCAAACCCTAATTTCATATCCTGGACTCGAAAGATGGAAGCTTTGCACGAACCCACTTGGAGAAAAGCTGGCATCTTTGAAGCAATCAAGGCGTCTACTTACAGAATCCATGAAAACCCGTCTCTGATTCAAGCCCTAGTTGAGAAATGGTGTCCTGAGACCAAATCATTCGTCTTCCCTTGGGGCGAAGCAACGGTTACGTTAGAGGATGTGATGGTGCTTCTAGGGTTTTCAGTTTTGGGTTCCTCTGTTCTTGCTCCTTTAGAAAGCTCGGAGATGAGAGTTGCCGTGGATAAGCTAGAGAAAGCAAGGGCAAAGATTATAGGGAACTGGATCAGTGGTTGCCGCGTGAGCCAAGTGCAATGGACTTCAAGTTTCAAAGACAGAGATGATTCGTTGGAGCATGAAGCTTTTCTCGCCATGTGGCTTTCTCATTTTGTGTTTCCACACAAGTCTCGTCCTTCTATTTCAAGACATGTGTTGCCAACTGCTGTCCGTTTAGCTAGGGGTGAAAGGATTGCTCTTGCTCCTGCTGTTCTGGCTGGATTGTACAGAGATTTAGGTCGAATCTGTGCCATTACAGGAGATGAGTCTGATCATCAAAAGTTCATTGCCATGTCTCTGTTGAAGTTAGTCCAAGTATGGACATGGGAGAGATTCAAGAACATAAGACCACAAGCTGGAGAGATACCAAAGGGAGAACCTAGGATTGCTCAATGGAGCTTACTGAAACAGAGATGTGGCAGTGATGAGGGTTTtagttttgatgattttgattGGCGTCCCTATACTAAACCTTTAAATAACTGGAACCCTCTTAGGCTTTACGTTGAGGAAGCTATGTGGGTGACTGTTGATAACAGTCTTGATGATGAGTTTGTCACCTTTGCTAGATGTGTGAGGAGTTCTCAGCTTGTTGGGATTGGTTTTGTAGAGGATTACTATCCGAATCGAGTGGCGATGCAGTTTGGGTTTAGTCAAGATCTTCCTGGTTTGGTTACTCATCATAGCAGCTTCACAGAAAAGGGAGCATGGGATGATTACAATAAGTCTCTTGTGGGTTTGAAGCTATACATGCCTTCTCGTCTTGCTAGAGGTTCTGTTACTACAAGATACCGAGACTGGTGGGTGAAATCAGTTTCAGACTTTCTTGGTTTGGAGGACTCAAATGAAACTTGTAACGCAAGAAATACAGTTGATGAAGATGCATCTCCTGATGTACTGCCACTAAGTCAAGTTCTTCAGAAGTTGGGAGGAGGGTTTCCTGCAAAGTTCAAACGTTCTAGGAAAAGTAGAATAGCGAGTTGTATGGGATCTGagataaagaaaaacaagacTAGTGATTGTGGTGCATCAGTTTCAGTAGATGTACCACTTAGTGAGTTGTTTCACAAGGAGTTAGCGAAGAGGACAAGTGAGCATTTGAAAGACAAGAGAGGCAAGCGAGCTCGtgaggatgaggatgatgatgatgagaatcGTATGGGTTCTTATGATGATATTACTATTTCTCAGCTGGTCAAATCTAGAAAGAAAACCGGAGGTGATGCTCCTGGATCACTTGGAATAAGGAGAGACAAGGAGGGTAACACTGATTCAAGGATTTGTCAAGAGCTTGCTTCTGGTGATGACGAAACTGTAGGACGACAAGAAGTAAAGAAAAGGAATGAAGAGAAAGCTGAAGAAGAAACTAGAAGCAAAGCAGAGGAGACACCACCAGAGGCAGGACAAACATGTGTTTATGTAAATGGAAGAAACAATCCAGAGAAGAGGAAGACTTTGGTCGATGATGGAACCAAGGAAGTAGAGTGTTTGCTTCTTGAAGAAGGAAAAAAGCAGAGATTCAATGAGAAGGAAGAAAGTGAAAGACTGAAACAGAGAAAGCTTACAACAGAGGAGATAGCACTTAATCTAGAGGCACGTTTTATGAAGGTGGAGAAGACTTTGGAAACGATTAGAAATTGGATAACCAAAAGAAACCATATCCAAACTGGAGTTTCTGCTTAA